From Deinococcus humi, a single genomic window includes:
- a CDS encoding AIPR family protein, which translates to MKPDLSYPNLLNYLHPYLAKGRTESAAFLGWYLEHYYRLDRDEAIDLICDQRGDKGVDGIFVNDTEGVIDILQSKISQKQISSIGDTQLKGFLGTISQFTSIDNVDKLIASAGAADIVNLIKRLDIRNKVGTYKIRGVFLSNIDLDQNGIDFLDITPQITFVGKQQLTDSYISTKRKENTDEPFLFDIDGIETAQYIVNQDVKTIIAPLRSRELVKLEGIIDQSLFALNVRGSLGKTQVNKDIVKSIKDSSIHKMFPLFHNGITIICGQFSIENEKLKISNYYVVNGCQSLSSLFNNEKDITDELRILTKIIQISPTSEVSEMITRNSNNQNGVKARDFKSNSPVQIRIQNEFKTNYKDEFAFEIKRGEHNDNLPTISNEDSGLQIMAFDLKEPWGTHRKYQVFDDKYSEIFAKPAINSDKIVFLHIIIGIIENKLAQIDNELIRKYTITKYVMLYIVRLVLESSEIGKDMISNPQQYVRDIQVRKKFQKCISQIVDDIMIDFNADINDLGSDFDYRNNMRDVKWVTETSKKIFTSYIKLVSRGRIDSLEQEWNE; encoded by the coding sequence ATGAAACCAGATTTGTCCTATCCTAATTTGCTAAACTATTTACACCCCTATTTAGCTAAAGGCCGTACTGAAAGTGCAGCATTCTTAGGCTGGTATTTAGAACATTATTATAGACTTGATCGTGACGAAGCTATTGACTTAATTTGTGATCAGCGTGGAGATAAAGGAGTAGATGGAATTTTTGTCAACGATACGGAAGGAGTTATAGACATACTTCAGAGCAAGATATCTCAAAAACAAATCTCATCAATAGGCGATACCCAACTCAAGGGATTTTTGGGTACCATAAGTCAGTTTACATCAATTGATAATGTTGATAAATTAATAGCAAGCGCTGGTGCTGCTGACATTGTCAACCTAATCAAGAGACTAGATATAAGGAACAAAGTAGGGACTTATAAAATTAGAGGAGTATTCTTATCTAATATAGACTTAGATCAAAATGGCATAGACTTTCTTGATATTACTCCACAAATTACATTTGTTGGCAAACAGCAATTGACTGATAGTTATATTTCTACTAAACGGAAGGAAAATACGGATGAGCCATTCTTGTTTGACATTGATGGCATAGAAACAGCTCAATATATCGTAAATCAAGATGTTAAAACTATAATTGCTCCTCTAAGATCAAGAGAATTGGTGAAACTTGAAGGAATTATTGATCAGTCTTTATTTGCATTGAATGTACGCGGCTCCCTCGGAAAAACACAAGTTAATAAAGATATAGTTAAAAGCATTAAAGATTCATCTATTCATAAAATGTTTCCCCTATTTCATAACGGAATCACCATTATATGTGGACAATTTTCAATTGAAAACGAAAAACTAAAAATAAGTAATTATTATGTAGTAAATGGCTGTCAAAGTCTTAGCAGTCTCTTCAATAATGAAAAAGATATCACAGATGAATTAAGAATTCTAACAAAAATTATTCAAATTTCTCCCACATCAGAAGTCTCGGAAATGATAACTAGGAATTCTAATAATCAGAATGGGGTTAAGGCGAGAGATTTCAAGTCGAATAGTCCCGTACAAATAAGAATCCAAAATGAATTTAAGACAAATTACAAGGATGAATTTGCTTTTGAAATTAAAAGAGGTGAACACAATGACAATCTACCCACTATAAGTAATGAAGATAGTGGGCTTCAGATAATGGCTTTTGATTTAAAAGAGCCTTGGGGAACGCACAGAAAATATCAAGTATTCGATGATAAGTACAGTGAAATATTTGCTAAACCAGCTATAAACTCTGATAAGATTGTTTTCTTGCATATTATAATCGGAATTATTGAAAATAAACTTGCTCAAATAGATAACGAACTAATAAGAAAGTATACTATCACAAAATATGTAATGCTGTATATAGTTCGATTGGTTTTAGAATCGAGTGAAATAGGTAAAGATATGATTTCTAATCCTCAACAATATGTTAGAGATATTCAAGTCAGAAAAAAATTTCAAAAATGCATATCACAGATAGTAGATGATATTATGATTGACTTTAACGCAGATATAAATGATTTAGGATCTGACTTTGATTATAGAAATAATATGCGTGATGTAAAATGGGTCACAGAAACCTCGAAGAAAATATTCACTAGTTATATAAAACTTGTCAGCAGGGGAAGAATAGATTCTTTAGAACAGGAATGGAATGAATAG